The region taatgaacaaaccttatgctgatgcttaccagcttatcgggagcatggcccaaaaccactatcagtagggaaccgaacgaacaacggtggaaaaacctcaaacgaaaactggcatgtacgagataagtaaccttgatcacgttaacgcaaaagtggatgctttggtccagaaaattgaaagtttaaacgtatcacccccagccgccgtggttgctataactcagaattgcgaggtctgtggaatccaaggccacactcctacggactgtcaactcttgactggaatccaagcagagcaagtaaactatgctcaaggaagcccctattcgaacacctataactcaaattggaagaaccatccaaacttttcatataagagtaataatgctttgtacgcacctggacagtctccaaatcaagccccatctatacctccgggatatcagaaaccgaacccatccatgcctaacaataatacccctagaaaatccaacttggaaatcatgatggaaaactttatagcttcccaacaacaaaccaataaagatttcttaaaccagaacatacacactggcgaacaacttaaacaactagcaagcaaagtagatgccttggctacccataacaaaatgctggaaacacaaatatcacaagtagcccaacaacaagcacctactgctgccccaactggtacattccctggacagccccaacctaatccgagaagccaagctcatgcaattatattaagaagtggaacggaagtggaaggaccgtctgatccaaggatagaaaaccaaaaccctaagaaatcaactgaggaaagtgaacctaaggaaaaggaagagagtaataaggaaccctagaaaagaaggaaccttatgtacctccaccaccttacaaaccacctataccttaccctcaaaggcttgttaaaaccaaagatgcgggccaatttagaaaatttgttgatctccttaaacaattaaacgttacaattccgttcaccgaagctattacgcagatgccctcatatgctaaattcttaaaagaaatcctttctaataagaggaaacttgagggtagcgaaaccgttacactccctgccgaatgtagcgcaataatccaaaacatgcctcctaaactcaaggatccgggtagtttctctataccctgtcacataggaaaatttgtcatcgacaaagctttatgcgatttaggagccggaattagcgttatgcctttatccatatgtaagaaactggaaatgggagaattaagaccaaccaaaatgtccgtgcaactagcagatcgttccatcaaatatcctgtaggaatccttgaaaacgttcccgtacgcataggtcagttttacattcccactgattttacaattatggacattagagaagatgatattacacctattatactaggaagaccgttcttagcaactgccggtgcaatcatagacgtaaaacgaggacgactcaccttcgaagtaggtgaagagaaaattgaattcattctttcccaattcttgaaagcacctgcaatagaagatacatgttacttcatggatatcatcgatgaatgcataaaagaagcagagttaggagaagacaaatcatcagactatcttttagaagacaaactaaccaatgtttagcaataacaccggaccctacgcaatgtcttaacaaaccaacccctgacctgaaaacacttcccaaaaatctgagatatgaattcctagacttagaacttgaacggcctgtgatagttaatgcagatctaggaagactcgaaacagaaaaactcctacatatcttaaggaagtaccccaccgcactaggataccacatcaccgatcttaaagggataagcccttctatttgtatgcaccgcatcatgttagaagaagactgtaaaacctctagggaacaccagagaagactaaatccgatcctgagtgaggtagtaaagaaagaaataaccaagttattggaagcaggtattatatatcctatatctgatagcaaatgggttagccctgtacacgttgtaccaaagaaaggaggcataaccgttattgaaaacgaaaaaggggaaactataactaaacgaatcgaatcgggatggagaatgtgcattgattataggaaactaaacaaagcaacccgaaaagatcatttccctttaccattcattgaccaaatgttagaacgattagcaaaacattcacatttctgttatctagacggttattcaggcttctttcaaataccaattcaccctgatgaccaagaaaagacaacgttcacatgcccttttggtaccttcgcttatagacgaatgccgtttggtctgtgtaatgcccctgcaacctttcaaagatgcatgatggcaatattcgccgactttctcgaaaacatcatggaagtatttatggatgacttttctgtatacggacaaagtttcgaagaatgccttgaaaacctagaaagagtccttgagcgatgtgtaaaagtaaacttagtacttaattgggaaaagtgccactttatggtacaagaaggaatcgtcttaggacacatcatctcgaacagaggaattgaagtagacaaagccaaaatagaggtaatcgaaaatcttcaacccccaagaaccgtgagagaagtacgaagctttttaggacacgccggtttttaccgacgattcatcaaagacttctctaagataactaaacctttaaccggactattgatgaaagatgttgaattcatattcgacgataactgtttaaaagcatttcaaacacttaaacaagcattgatctccgcacccataatgcagacaccagactggaatgaaccattcgaaataatgtgcgatgccagtgattatgctgtaggtgctgtgttaggacaacgaaaggataaaaagcttcacgttatatattacgcaagcagaaccctggatgaagcgcaaatgaattacgccactaccgagaaagaactcctagcagtggtatttgcgctagataaatttcgttcttacttggtcggagctaaaataatagtctacactgatcacgctgctatcaggtaccttttaacaaaaaaggacgctaaacctagactcctaagatggatcttgttgctataagaattcgacttagaaatcaaggacaagaaaggaactgaaaacgtagtagcagaccacctctctagacttgagaaccttgaaccggaaagaacatcaattaatgatgatttctcgtatgacaaacttatagctactttggaagagaacaactccgacatgcaagtagaaaccaccttagctatatccgtcacaccatggtacgctgatctagtcaattatttagctgccggaatagttccacctactttatcttaccaacagaagaaacgattcttctacgacataaaacactattactgggatgatcccttact is a window of Lathyrus oleraceus cultivar Zhongwan6 chromosome 6, CAAS_Psat_ZW6_1.0, whole genome shotgun sequence DNA encoding:
- the LOC127097194 gene encoding uncharacterized protein LOC127097194 gives rise to the protein PYKPPIPYPQRLVKTKDAGQFRKFVDLLKQLNVTIPFTEAITQMPSYGSETVTLPAECSAIIQNMPPKLKDPGSFSIPCHIGKFVIDKALCDLGAGISVMPLSICKKLEMGELRPTKMSVQLADRSIKYPVGILENVPVRIGQFYIPTDFTIMDIREDDITPIILGRPFLATAGAIIDVKRGRLTFEVGEEKIEFILSQFLKAPAIEDT